In the Oreochromis aureus strain Israel breed Guangdong linkage group 14, ZZ_aureus, whole genome shotgun sequence genome, one interval contains:
- the LOC116323684 gene encoding T-box transcription factor TBX1-A-like, with protein sequence MNGLQLSQSCDLSLPCCADEGSLSSTKCPQISGVRVQLEMQALWQQFDQLGTEMIVTKAGRRMFPTFQVRISGMDPSAEYVLLMDFIPVDSKRYRYAFHSSSWLVAGRADVAAPSRMHFHPDSPARGAQWMKQTVSFDSLKLTNNLLDDNGHMILNSMHRYQPRFHVVYVDPAPNSHLNAYKNFCSFSFPETRFMAVTAYQNHRITQLKIASNPFAKGFRTTDPQAWAGNPSPLAVWCPPEGRAESQIDKSGEQINCESKTSTRQEGLDPLMMEQCELFHHSKDSIGRTERKGGSSFLAPAPCLHLPSFWDRAGSS encoded by the exons ATGAATG GTCTTCAGCTGTCTCAGAGCTGTGATCTGTCTCTACCCTGCTGCGCAGATGAAGGGTCACTGTCGAGCACAAAGTGCCCCCAGATCAGTGGGGTCAGAGTTCAGCTGGAGATGCAGGCACTTTGGCAGCAGTTTGACCAGCTGGGCACAGAGATGATTGTTACCAAAGCAGGAAG GCGGATGTTTCCGACATTCCAGGTACGGATCTCTGGGATGGATCCCTCTGCCGAATATGTTCTTCTCATGGATTTTATCCCTGTCGacagcaaaagatacag atatGCATTCCACAGCTCATCCTGGTTAGTGGCGGGAAGAGCAGATGTCGCAGCCCCAAGCAGGATGCATTTCCACCCAGACTCACCTGCCCGTGGAGCCCAGTGgatgaagcagactgtgtcCTTCGACAGCCTAAAGCTCACCAACAACCTGCTTGATGACAACGGACAT ATGATACTGAACTCCATGCATCGCTATCAACCCCGCTTCCATGTGGTGTATGTGGATCCAGCGCCCAACAGCCACTTGAATGCATACAAGAACTTCTGCTCTTTCTCGTTCCCTGAGACACGCTTCATGGCTGTAACTGCTTATCAAAACCACAGG ATCACTCAGTTAAAAATTGCAAGCAACCCATTTGCTAAAGGCTTCAGGACTACAGACCCCCAGGCTTG ggCGGGTAATCCCAGTCCTCTAGCAGTGTggtgtccaccagagggcagagCTGAATCTCAAATCGACAAATCTGGAGAGCAAATAAACTGTGAATCAAAGACTTCAACCA GGCAGGAGGGCCTGGACCCGCTGATGATGGAGCAGTGTGAACTGTTTCATCACAGTAAAGACTCCATAGGACGCACGGAGAGGAAAGGTGGGAGCAGTTTTTTAGCACCTGCCCCCTGCCTCCATCTCCCCTCCTTCTGGGACCGTGCAGGGTCATCATGA
- the bace1 gene encoding beta-secretase 1 yields MDTLQPHRLTGIFIWTTLCLLSSGQSAPNSSGLSLAIRVPLRQGARGEQPPPLPPAASASRSPARRRRGAAAGGISFVDMIDNLRGKSGQGYYVEMAVGSPPQKLNILVDTGSSNFAVGAAAHPFLRRYYHRSLSTSYRDLGRSVYVPYTQGRWEGELGTDLVSVPHGPNATLRANIAAITQSDRFFINGSNWEGILGLAYADIARPDEKLEPFFDSLVRQTSVPNLFSLQLCGAGFTQNYSLGSATVGGSMIIGGVDPSLYVGELWYTPIRREWYYEVIIVRIEVNGQDLNMDCKEYNYDKSIVDSGTTNLRLPRKVFQAAVKAIEAASSTEQFPSGFWLGEQLVCWQAGTTPWHIFPVISLYLMSEVRNQSFRISILPQQYLRPVEDVASAQEDCYKFAVSQSSTGTVMGAVIMEGFYVVFDREKKRIGFAVSTCHVHDEFRTASVEGPFHGVDLEDCGYNIPQTDESTLMTIAYIMAGICALFMLPLCLMVCQWRFARCLHPHGDFADDISLLK; encoded by the exons ATGGACACGTTACAACCTCACCGGTTAACGGGTATATTTATATGGACGACTTTATGTCTGCTCAGCAGCGGTCAATCCGCCCCCAACTCCTCGGGCCTGTCTCTAGCCATCCGCGTGCCACTGCGGCAAGGTGCTCGCGGCGAACAACCACCGCCGCTGCCACCTGCCGCCTCCGCGAGCAGGAGCCCTGCGCGCAGGCGGAGAGGAGCGGCGGCGGGCGGTATCAGCTTCGTGGACATGATTGATAACCTGCGTGGGAAGTCTGGCCAGGGATACTACGTGGAGATGGCCGTGGGTTCTCCTCCGCAAAAG TTGAATATCCTGGTGGATACTGGAAGCAGTAACTTTGCAGTTGGGGCGGCTGCTCATCCTTTCCTACGCAGATACTACCATCGATCGCT CTCCACCTCGTACCGTGACCTGGGCAGGAGTGTGTACGTTCCCTACACACAGGGGCGCTGGGAAGGAGAGCTGGGCACCGACCTAGTCTCAGTCCCGCATGGACCCAACGCCACGCTGCGCGCCAATATTGCTGCAATCACACAGTCGGATCGCTTCTTTATCAATGGATCTAACTGGGAGGGGATCCTGGGGCTTGCCTATGCTGATATAGCCCGG CCTGATGAGAAATTGGAGCCTTTCTTTGACTCACTGGTTCGCCAGACTTCTGTCCCCAACCTCTTCTCTCTCCAGCTATGTGGTGCGGGCTTCACACAAAACTACTCCCTGGGCAGCGCTACAGTTGGCGGAAGCATG ATCATTGGAGGTGTGGATCCATCGCTCTATGTGGGAGAGCTTTGGTACACACCCATCCGCAGGGAGTGGTACTATGAGGTTATCATCGTACGTATTGAGGTAAACGGACAGGACCTGAACATGGACTGTAAAGAG TACAACTACGATAAGAGCATTGTGGACAGTGGAACGACCAACCTTCGACTGCCTAGAAAAGTATTCCAGGCTGCAGTCAAAGCTATTGAAGCTGCCTCCTCG ACCGAGCAGTTTCCCTCTGGGTTCTGGCTCGGGGAGCAGCTGGTGTGCTGGCAGGCTGGCACCACGCCCTGGCACATCTTCCCAGTCATCTCCCTCTACCTGATGAGCGAAGTCCGTAACCAGTCCTTCAGAATCTCCATCCTGCCGCAG CAATACTTGCGTCCAGTGGAAGACGTGGCCTCTGCCCAGGAGGACTGCTACAAGTTTGCTGTGTCCCAGTCCAGCACCGGCACAGTGATGGGCGCCGTCATCATGGAAGGCTTCTACGTGGTGTTTGACCGCGAGAAGAAACGCATCGGATTTGCTGTTAGCACCTGCCATG tgCACGATGAGTTCCGCACAGCATCCGTGGAGGGTCCGTTCCACGGGGTCGACCTGGAGGACTGTGGCTACAACATCCCCCAGACGGACGAGTCCACCCTTATGACCATCGCCTACATCATGGCGGGCATCTGCGCTCTCTTCATGCTGCCGTTGTGTCTCATGGTGTGCCAGTGGCGCTTCGCCCGCTGCCTGCACCCACACGGGGACTTTGCTGACGACATATCGCTCCTAAAGTGA